The DNA region TATTTCGGCATATTCACCTTGAGGATGATATATTTCTACTAGCCTGCACAACTCATAAACTGAGGTAATAGCATTTCGGAATCGTTCCCACATGTTTTTAAATCAGTCATTTGAATTTAAAAACTCCTTAGCTTTAGCAATCGAATAATTTACCGCTTGAGCCAATTCGAGCTTTGGCGGCATGACGAGTTCATTAGGATCGATATGGACATCGATCACACAGGCATTTTTGCTAGCAAATGCTTCTCCCAACGCTTTTACTAGCAGCTCAGGGCGATCTACACTCCAACCTTCACCACCGCATAAGCGAGCAAACTCTGAAAAGTCTGGATTTTTTAATGCTGTTTTATAATTAGGGTAACCGCTGCTTTCTTGCTCTAGTTGAATTAACCCTAGCTTGGCGTTATTAAAAATAATAACCTTTATGGGTAATGTTAGATTGACTGCAGTAATAAACTCTTGCATTAACATGCTAAAACCACCGTCACCAATAAGGACTACCACCTGCCGATCAGGAAATTTCAATTGCGCGCCTATCGCACCAGCCATGCTAAATGCCATTGTGGCCAAGTTGCCTGAGAGGGTAAATAATTGTTGTGCAGTAACGGGTAAATGTCGTGCTACCCATGCGGTCACTGTACCCGTATCACAAAGAAAAATGGCATCTTTGTTCGCAAGCTCGCCGACGGTTCGAGCCAGGCACTGGGGTTTTATTGGCATATCTTGCGAGTTTTCTGCTTCGCTTTGCTCTTCTGACCAACTCCTTTTCTGACGCCGACATTCAGTAAGAAAGTTGTCGTTTTCTTTTTGAGGTAAATCAACGATTAATTGGTCTAGTACTTCACTTACATCTCCGACTATCGATACATCCACAGGGCAACGTCGACCAATATGTCGAATTTCTTTATCCACCTGAATAACTTTGGCTTTTCCTGGATAATATTCTTTGTAGGGAAAATCAGTCCCCAGCATCACAAGTAAATCACAATTATTCATTGCATCAACAGATGGCCGCGTACCAAGTAGGCCAAGCCCTCCTAAGGAATATTCATGCTCATCCGGAAGTAGTACTTTGGCTTTTAGTGTTCTGATAAGTGGGGAGTTGCTTTTTTTCAACAAAGTAAGTAACTGTTGACGTGCTGGTATAGCCCCAACACCCGCTAGAACAACAATTTTCTCAGCTTGCTCAATTAAGCTAATTGCACTGTTTAATGCTGATGCTAAAGGTTTAGTTGGTCCCGTTTCAGCGCCCGCTATTGGATGGCCCGTAATGTCAGCTTCAACTTGCTCAGTGGCAACATCAGCAGGCAGTGCAATATGAGCAACCCCTTTTTCAATCAGCGCGCTATTACACGCTTGCTGAATAATCTCGGGAACACGATCTGAGGCAAATAAGGTTTGATTAAACACAGCCACATCAGAAAACAGAGCTGATGAATTAATTTCTTGATGCGAGTGATTACCGATTTCACTGCGTGGTAACTGTCCGGTTATTGCAAGAATGGGAGCATGGTCGAGCTTAGCGTCATACAGACCATTGAGCAAATGTATGGCCCCACCTCCAGCAGTACCAACACAAACGGCAAGTTTACCGGTTAATTTTGCTTGGGCTGATGCAGCGAATGCCCCGCTTTCTTCATGGCGAACTTGTATAAATTCGATTTCTCCATGGCGGCGTATGGCGTCCATCAAATCATTAATAGCATCCCCTGGAATGCCAAAGACATGACGTACACCGTATTGATAAATCGTCTCTACGATATGATCGACCACTTTGCGTTTTTTTATTGCAGCCATAAATGTCGCTCTCCGTTTAAAATAAGCTTCACGAAATACACTTAATTAAGCAAAATTAATAGGTTACTGAATTTAATAGCATTTTATTAATGGTTAACTATTTATTTAAGATCCAATAACACATCATACTGTGCTATGAACTTTGACTCTGTGCGTCACCGTACCCTCTGGCTTTTGCTTTCTCACGAATGTTGACAAGTTAAATACAATTGACCGTTTTTTAAAGTAACGTTATCTCAAATGATAAACCCTAGCAGAAAATAATTTAGCCTATTCGCCATGTCATTCGATTTAACCATTCCTGAAAATTATCTCGCGTGCGCTGGCGAACAGACGCCGGGAACAGTTACGATTTATTCTAATGGACATCTAATCGATTCGCGTAAGGCTGGAACGATATTAGATCTTATCTGTAACTTAGCAGAGTGGCCCAGTGACTCGACAAAGGAGAAATACGATGAAGACGAATGAAGGTATGCTCGATCGCACGCTCCGCGTTACCGCCGGGCTAGTTCTTATTGGACTTGCTGCCACCGACACAATTGGCATATGGGGCTATATTGGCGTTGTGCCGCTGCTTACAGGAGCGGTGGGTTTGTGTCCTCTATACTCGCTCCTAGGCATAAACTCCTGTTCAGTGAGTAAGCGCTGAATCGGATCCACAGCGAATGCCCTGCTATCGTGAAATACCATGTAAAAATCCTAACAGGACTCGCGTTCATGGTACGACTCTTCCGTTCGTCTTTTCGCAAGGTTAAGTTCTGTTCGCGCGGTTAAGATTAGTGAACTCGGAACTGTACTGCTTAAACACACGAGGTCATTGTTACTGCCAACAGATATCTAATCGCAAGTTCTACGAAGTTATTTTATTCAGCATTTTTTATAAAAAGGCCTGCTATGAAAGTCATTGCATCACCCCCCCAGATTAATCCTTGTGAAGAGTCATGTGTTAAAATGGCACTTATTGCAGAAGGTGGTGGGCAACGAGGAATATTCACAGCCGGTGTATTAGATGCGTGGTTAGAGAATGATTTTGATCCTTTCGATTTATTTATAGGGGCGTCTGCAGGATCACAAAATATTACAAGCTTTTTATCTCGCCAGAAAGGTTATGCCAAGAGATTAATTGGTGAATTAACACGTCGGAATAACTTTTACAAACTAGGCCGTGGATTAGCAGGTGGCAATGTTGTTGATTTGGATTGGTACTTTGATAAAACCATTCAAGGTAGCTTTGCCTTGGACTTGACGACAGCAAATAAATCATTGGGTCAACGAGAATTTTTGATCAGCGCAACGAATTCACGCGATAGACAAGGCTATTTCTTAAGCCCAAACGGTCATACAAGTCACTGGCGTCAATTGCTTAAAGCCTCGAGTGCATTTCCTTTTTTGTATAAACAAGGGGTTAAGCTCGCACCTAGACAGGCCGTTAGCTCAAAAAATAAGGCCAAAGCAAGTGTTGATACTGACATCTACCTTGACGGTGGACTTGCTGAGCCTTTACCTGTGCGAGAATCTTATCACCGTGGAGCTAAAAAAATTGTGGTTATTCGAACTGTGAATGCTGACGTTCATACTCAGGCTGCTTGGGTACGTAAACTTAAGTCATGGATTTACGTGTCTGGGTATTGCCCAAAAATGATTGATTATTTAGTGCAGCATGAGCAAGCTTATCAAAAAGAACTCGCCTTTATCACTAACCCTCCTGAAGATGTCGAAATTATTCAAATTTTTGCGGAAGATAATCTTCAAAGTAAATTGTTAGGGAGTACTGATATGGATTTACAACATGATTATCGTGCCGGTATCACTGCGGGTAATGCTTTTTTGGAGACCCAAAAAACGTTTTATGCTGTAAACATTTTGCATAATCTGAGCATAATAAAATAAATTTATACCCGTTCTGTTAATCAGTAGAATAAATATTAATAGGCAATAAAAAACATTTTTTAATGCCTACAAAACAGATATATTAAACTAAAAATTTATAACCAGTTCAAGCACCACATAATCCTCTTTTATTAACGTAAACGATGATGCAATATCGGTAACATTTATGTTAACCGACTTATGATGTCTCATTGAGTCATTTTTTTCGTTTGTTTGTACCAATGAATCTAAGATATAACGCACCAAAAAATGCAGAAATAACCGACGCGACCAAAATGGATGTTTTTGCGTTATGGAGATGTTCAGGTTGCCCGTCAAACCCCAGTGTCGCAATAAATGTGGACATGGTGAAGCCTATCCCAGCTATTAGTGAAGCACCAATGATGTGTTGAATATTAACTCCCTTGGGTAATCTGCCTATTTTGTAGTGCAGGGCCAGCCAGCACGCTCCAGAAATGCCAATGAATTTGCCTACAACAAGGCCAGAAATAATCCCTAATCCAACTGGGTATTGGAGGCTGTCGATAAACGAACTAAAACTAAACACTACGCCAGCATTAGTCAACGCAAACAGCGGTAAGATGAAGAGTGCTACAGGTAAATGCAGTACATCTTCCCAACGACGCAGGGGAGTCCCAGCATGTTCTGCTAAATCGCGCACTTCCAATACCTGTTTATGATCCTCCTGACTACCAAGAACGTCCACCTCTTCAATTTCTTGCTGAAGGGAGCTGATTGTCGTTTTCGCCTTATCAAGCGATTGTGCCGACGCCAACTTCGGCCGTGCTGGCACCGTCAATGCTATTGCAACGCCAGCAACAGTGGCATGAACGCCAGACATGAGCATCATCCACCAGGTTGCAATACCGATGATAATATAGAAAAGTGGCTGTCTTACGCCTGCGTAGTTAGCTACTGCCAAGAAAGTTATAAGTGAACATGCGCTAAAAAGATAGATTACTGATATTTCCTGGGTATAAAATAGTGCAATAACAAGTATCGCCCCAACATCATCAACGATGGCGAGTCCAACAATGAAAGCCAAAAGACTGGCAGGTATGTATTTTCGTACAATGGTAAGCACGCCTAGCGCAAATGCGGTATCGGTTGCCATTGGGATCCCCCAACCGATCTGTGAATCAAGGCCCCAATTGAACAAGGTATAGATCGTAGCTGGTATAATCATTCCGCCTATGGCACAAACAATCAACATGCGCCTATTTTCCGGTTTAGCCAGGTCTCCAGCTAACACCTCTCGTTTGATTTCGAGTCCAAGCAATAAAAAAAATATCACCATTAAACCATCATTAATAATGTGTTTGAGTGAAGATCGTAACTCAACATCACCCAAAAATATTCCAATTGGAGTGTGCACAAGATCTAAGTATGTAGAAGAATAGACTGAGTTTGCCCACCATAGGGCTAAAATTGTAGATAACAGAAGAAACAGACTGGAGGTAGTCTGAGCTCGAATAAAACCGGAAAATGGTTCGTGCATATATTCCAAACCACGCTGCAATATATTTTTAGATTCGCTTGCCATATTAATCACCTGTCATCATCTCGCCTAAGAAGTATATTTATCTTCAGAGTAGAAAATATTTTTAGGGTTTAAGAGTTCGAACAAATACTATAAATTGCGTTTGTTCGATTATTTTATAACTACTTTATTGAACAAAAACGCTTTACGGAAAATAAAACTGCAAGACCCTGAACTCATAGAGCCCGCATACATGAAAAATGCGTTATGGAGCCAAGCTACATTGCTGTAAACGTAGGGGCTGCGCCTATCAATACTGTAAACAGCATATTGAGCAGTAAAATAGACCACATTAAACCGTGTTGCGGTTTTCGCTATGCTTCTTGGCCATTAAGGACGGGGCATGTCGTCGCGGAGATCAGCCATTATCATGTAGGTTGCTGAATGCGAAACTCATTAGGCAAGTCTCCTGCTATTTTGAACGGCGCGAAAGCTAAAACTTGAACACTGTTTTTGATCTCTATCATTTTCACGTGAATTCTTGGAGAAAAGTAAAGGCGGGAAATAAAAACCGTGCTTCCCGCTCAAGTCTTAAGATGGCATGAGTAGAATGCCATCTTTGTTTAGTGGTACAACAAGACTTTAGTGTCCTGTACCCGTTGGCGGAGTTTGAGACCATTCCTGCATAGCTTGGTCTCCTGGACGATCAACTTTAACTTTATCGCCCTCAGTTGAGGTTACCCAGCTTAATGGAATGTAATGGTGTTGACCGCTCTTGTCTTTTTTAAGCTTGAGGGTATCAGTGCCCTCCATATGATCTACAGTAGCAAATTGACCATCTTCGGAGCAGACAACAGGCATATCAGGTTTAATTTGGTTGGTTTGAATCATAGTTTTCCCTCAGAGCTCAGTACAAGCCCTTCTATTTATAAATGAGCAATCAGTCATCTGACAAACTTCAGAAAGCGGAATTGTCTTTGACTTTAACTGAAATTATTGGTTACTTAATGTTCCCAATCGCACAGTAAAATCATACCCATAAAACTAAATGCAGTCTGTTCGGCAACGAACAGACTGCATTTTCAAGTCCTCTTTTACAATGTTTTCAATCAATAAGATTAGCCAAATCTTGGGTGACTGCGCCAATCAATCAAAACTGAACGCTACTAAAATATGAGTACGACAATCACATGTTCGTTGTTTAAGTCGGAGTTTGATCAGCGGTATTACCCTGCCCCTCAAGCTCTGAAGTATCAATCTTCTTCGCCAGGACGATATAAAAAGCAGGCAACACATACATAGTTAACAAAGTACCGATACCTAGCCCTGTAGCAATGGTTATACCAATCGCAAAGCGCGACTGTGCTCCGGGGCCCGCTGCAATTAACAACGGGATCATGGCGACGATAAGTGCCAGCGAAGTCATGATAATAGGGCGAAGTCGAATCGCTGCGGCTTCGATTACCGCGTCGCGCTTGTTGCGTCCTCTTTTCTGAAGTGTGTTGGCAAATTCCACGATAAGAATACCGTTCTTCGCGACCACGCCAATCAATGTTATCAGACCAACCTGTGTGTAGATGTTCATCGACGCAAAACCAAGCATAATGAAGGCCATTGCCCCTGCAATTGACATCGGCACCGATATTAAAATGATAAATGGATCACGCCAGCTCTCAAATTGCGCAGCAAGCACCAGATAGATAACGAGTAGCGATAAAAAGATGGTCACGATTAACGCACTGCCAGAATTTTCGAACTGTCTAGACTCGCCCTTAAAATCATAGCTGAACCCCCGAGGTAGGATATCGACCGCCTTGGTTTTCATGAAACTGATGGCATCTCCCATCGACACTGATGGCGCTGGAATACCTTCGATCGTGACCGAATTCAGCTGATTGAATTGTGTTCTGGATGAGGGTTCTACATCATGCTCGAAGCTAACGACCGAGCCGAGCGGAACTAAATCGCCAGAGTCGGCGCGGATGAAATAATCGTTGAGCGCCGTTGCTGTTTGTCGCGCGTAGCGCTCAACCTGGGGAATAACTTCATACGAGCGCCCCTCCATGTTGAAACGACTAATAAACCCGCCGCCAAGCATACCGCCAAGCGCCTGACCAATTTCCTGCATCGACAAACCGAGATCGGCTACGCGTTCGCGGTCGACCTTTACTCGGGTGACGGGCTTATCGATGTCGATCGATTTCTGCACGAATGTGAAGTTGCCGCTCTGCATCGCAGCCCCTACGAATTCATCAGCTATCTGATCGAGTTGAGTAAAATCACTGCCCGAAGTTAGTACAAACTGAAAGGGTAGACCGCCACTTGAGCCAGGCAAGGATGGAATTGGGAATAAGGCTGTTTTCAAACCAGTAATCCCTGCCACAGAAGCCTGCAGTTGAGGCATGATATCAAACTGCGATATATCCCGTTCGCTCCAAGGCTTCATTTTGAAACCGCCAAACACCGCATTTGGACTCGTCATACCAACCAGCATGAACGTCTCGTCGTAGCCTGGTACCTGCTCGAAGGCTGTCTGCATTTCTGTGCCATACTTCTGCAAGTATTCGAGTGTGGCTGTCTGCGGTCCTTTACCCTGAAACAGAATGATGCCACGGTCCTCAGTCGGTGCAAGCTCTTTCTGGCTTAGCATCATCATGAAAAAAATCGACACAAGTACGACTAGCGCAAACATGATTACAGGTGAGACGGCCTTGACCATGATAGCCAGCGAGCGCTGATAAGTATTGGCGAGTCGGTCGAACAAACTTTCAATTGCACTCTCGAAGCGGGTCGACTGTCCATGTGGTTTGAGAACCTTACTGGCCAGCATAGGCGATAACGTCAAGGCAATGATGCCTGAAATGACGACGGCACCAGCAAGCGTGAAAGCAAACTCGGTAAAAAGCGAACCAACCAGCCCACCCATGAAACCAATAGGCGCGTAGACTGCAACCAAGGTTATCGTCATGGCGATAACTGGATTCGCCATTTCTCGAGCACCGATCAACGCCGCTTCCTTCTTTGATTTACCATCAACGATATGCCGGTGTATGTTCTCGACAATGATGATAGCATCGTCGACAACCAAGCCTATAGCCAGCACAAGTGAGAGCAGCGTCAGCAAATTGAGCGAGAAACCCAGCACAAGCATGATGAAAGCTCCACCGATGAGCGAGAGCGGTACAGCTATTGAGGGAATGATTGCCGCTCGCAGAGATCCTAGGCATAGAAATACGATGACAAGAACGATACCCACAGCCTCGATAAGCGTCTTGATCACCTCATTAATTGAATCATCAATAAATTCTGATGCATCATAGGGGAGTTCGACCTGCAGATCCGAGGGCAGCTGAGACTTTATATCCGGCAGGAGTTCTTTAACACGTTCTGCCACAGACAGTGGATTAGAACCCGGAGATAGATTAATGGCTACGTAAGTTGAAGGTTTACCCTTATAGAGTGCTATGTTCTCGTAGGTCTGTGACCCGAGCTCTACCCTGGCGATATCCTTGAGACGAACGACAGTATCTTCGGTCGATTTAATTATCAGATTCTCGAACTGTTTGGTGTTTGCAACGTCAGTATTAGTAGTGAGATTGATCTTGATGAATTCATCTTTGGTTTGCCCAACTGCAGAAATATAGTTGTTCTGACGCAGGGTTTGAGCAATATCTGTCGAGGTGAGATTAACCGCTGCAAGTCTTTGAGGATCGAGCCAGACTCTCAGCGCAAAGCTACGCCCCAGCAGCTCGGCCTTGGCTACACCGGATAGGGCTTGTAGTTTTGGCTGTACTTCTCGGGCAAGATAATCCGTGATCTGTGGAACTTGCATGGTATCGCTGAAGAAGGCGATGTACATGAGCGCGCGACCTTCTCCCGTCGTCGAGTTGATAACAGGGTCCTGAGCCTCGTCAGGTAACTCGTTACGCTGACTGGCAACTTTAGATTGAATCTCCGCGAGTGCGTCATTAGCATCGTAGTTGAGTTCCATCTGCGCTTCGATAGTTGAAAAACCTTGTATGCTCGATGAACTCAGAAAGTCTATGCCTTTTGCTTCGGCAATAGCCTGCTGCAAAGGTTGGGTAATGAATCCCTGGATCAATTCACTGCTGGCGCCTGGATATGCAGTAGTAACGGTGACTTTAGTGTTTTCCAATACAGGGTATTCGCGGATCTCCATCTCCATAATAGAGCGAATCCCAACCAGTAATATTAGTAGACTAACAACAATGGACAGAACTGGCCGTTGTATAAAAATGTCTGTAAAACGCATGTTTATTTAACTCCTGTACTGTCTGCAATCTTGTCATTTTGCTTTATTTTCACTCGCTGACCAGCCCTCAAGCGCAGCAAACCAGAGGCAATGATACGTTCACCGGGTTCTAGCCCTTTGTTAATTTCAGTCATGCCCTCCCGTGTAACGCCTGTTTCCAATGTCCGCTGCTCAGTCACCAGCTGGCCTTTTTCATTTTTAGTTAATGCATAGGCGAAATCGCCGTAGGTGTTGAACGACAGGGCTATGTTTGGAATTGCAATGACCTGCCTTTCACCCTCTGCCATGGTTCTAATGGTAGCGAACATACCCGGTTTGAGGCTTTGTTGGGGGTTTAGAAGTTGGGCGCGCAGCTTAACTGTGCGTGTCTCTGGCGTGATAGAGCTATTAATTGCGGTAATTGTTCCCTTGAATACCTCTGAGCCAGTTGCCGCCACAGTGACTTCAACGAGATCACCAATATCGACGCTGGCCAGTTCCTGTTCAGACAGAGTATATTCGACCAGAATTGGATTTAGCATATTGATTTCAACGACAGGTGTACCCACAGATAAGTTTTCACCTATATCCGCTAGACGCAGTCCTAGTATGCCGTCGAAGGGAGCCGTGAGTATTTTTTTACCAAACTGGGCCTCGGCTTCTTTTACTCGTGCTCTGGCTACATCCAGCGCAGCCTTTGTTTCATCTAAGGCGAACTGTGACACAGCCCGTTTGGAAATCAAGTCTGAGTTATGTTGAAATGCTTTCGAAGCAAGCTGTGCCTCAGCTAGACGTGTTGTAAGAGCGGCTTGCTCTATATCGCTGTTTAGGCGGATCAGGATATCGCCTTTTTTGACGGATTGACCCGATTTGAACAAAATTTTTGTCACTACACCGGGCAATTCATTGGCTATCATGACGCCGTTGATAGCTCTGATGCCACCGATTGATTGGATACTCGGTTGCCAAGATACTCTAGCGACCTCTGTAGTTTTAACGACGGTTGCGGGGCGTGGCTGAGAGAATTTGGCCTGCATTTGGTTAATTTGATAGAACTTGTAGCCGAAGATGCTGCCGATGACGACAAGGAGCAGAACGATAGCAATTGCGAAGCGTGAGAAAGTGCCCATTCAATCTGTATCCTTTTTAGTTAATATATAATAAGTAAATAACGTTAATAATCTGCCCATTTAATTTCAAAAACTTGGTAGTTTGAAACGCTCAATCTACTTATTTGAAGCTCTCAACATCCACGATGTTTTTTCATGTATTCGCATTCGATCAGATACAAGAGATACCGTTGATTCGTCGTCTGATTGATGGGCCACTTTTAAAACATCACGAGCGGTCTGTATAATTTTTTCGTGACCAACGAGTAATACTGCCATCATTTCCGTTGCATGCGGGACACCATCTACCTCATGGATTGAACTTAACTTGGAAAATTCTTTATAAGTGCCTGGCGCAGCAACATCGAGAGTTCGAACACGTTCAGCTATATCGTCTACAGCAATGGCCAATTCCATATACTGCTCTTCAAACATCAAGTGCAGCTCCCTAAACCTCACCCCTGTCACATTCCAGTGAAAGTTATGCGTCTGTAAATAAAGCGTATAAGTATCGGCTAATAACTTTTTTAACCCTTCAGCGATTTCGCTTCTATCTTTTTTATCAATGCCAATATTAATGTTGCTCATATTAAATTTCCTTTTAGTTTATTAATGGATATATTCATACTGATTTTTCTGAATGCTGACTTTAAAAAATTTAAAAATCCAGCTAGCACTTATTCCTTACATGTATTAATTTTTATATTGTATAGCGTAGGTGATTGATCGTTGTCCCAGTAATAAAGCTCAACGTCGTTCCTTAAACCAAGACGAAATGACATGGTCGAGTATTAATATTCTTTACTGAAATAAAAGCAGAGTAAGAAAAGTATTTTCCCGTAACACCAAGCAACACTTTACTCCATTACGGACTTAAGCTCTGTGCGATATCGAACCAACAATAATGCCTAGTGGATTAACATGAGGAATGGGGATATTGAATAAAGATTTATTAATCGCAATAAGAATAGATTCATCACCGTAACCTACTGCGAATAGACCTTAACTGGGTGGTCGCTTAATCCTGTTGGCTGAGTAGTTAAACTCATTAAATCAGGCTTAATTTTTTGCCAAAATGAAATGTAAAAACAATATAAACCCCATCAAGTTAGGTTCGCACCGAAAGTATTATCTGTTGTCACTCATTAGTACTTTTATCAGTTGTGACAAATAAACCTAAACATTAGGAGAATAAATCATCAACTTTTCAGTTGATGATTTATAAATATTTTGAATTTTTGTTTAAACATAACATTCAAAAATAGTTAGTTCTCTTCATCTAAAGTCATCAGCGACGTGTTACCACCAGATGCGGTAGTATCAATGCTAACGGCTTTTTCTGTTAATAAACGTTGAATGAGATTATCAAAATATTCTGAACTGATCATTGGTAAAATTGCCCCTTGACGTTCGGCTAATCTGTCACTGATATAATTTTTTCGGCCACAATGACTATCAACAACGACTCCTGATAACGCAGGATGCGCCAACAAAGTGGTTAAATGACATAAGCGGGTAATTTGAAAAACATTCTCATCTGCGCCTGTTGTAACGAACTTATCTCTAATGGCTAACGCTTGATCATAAAATAAATCAGAAACGACCGAGATAACGGTATTTCCGGTTGTCAAAGCCGTTACAATTGAGAGTATCCAAAAGTGAAAAGTCACATTTTCATCAGCAAAGCAGATGATATTACCGCGATTTTCCAAATAGAGTATATTAGACTCACCTGTTGGACCTGGAAGCGTTGTTGGCTTTTGCAGATGTTTTTCAACACACACTAATTGTGAATTAGCCGCTGTCAAAGTACTATTTAAGTCATCGGCTAAATCATCAACAATATCGATATCAGCCATTTCGGCTAACATTTGACTCACAAAAGAAATACGCTGATCTAACTCGGTCAAGCGCCAGGTTTTTTCTGCTATATCCGCCCTATCCATCATTAATTCTGCTTCTGCTTTCGATCTCGAATCGCTCACTAAAGCATCAACTTGCGATGGTAATAAGTTAAATTTATCGGCATCGGGAGTGGCTTTCTCTTTCACTAGACGTGTTAAATAATATGGCCCACCCGCTTTTGGCCCTGTACCTGAAAGACCACGCCCCCCAAAAGGTTGCACCCCCACAATAGCGCCAATCATATTGCGATTTACATATACATTACCTGCACGGGATAGTGTCGCCAAATGAAAAGCTCGCTGTTCAATCCGCGTATGAATACCCATCGTTAAACCGAAACCGGTGCCATTAATATCATCAATGACTTTTTTTATTTCATCGCCTTTAAAACGAATAATATGAACACAGGGACCAAATACTTCATGCTTGAGCACACTAATATTGTCTATTTCATAAAGTCGCGGCGCAAAAAAGAAATGTTCGTTTTCTGCTATTTCATTTGTCTCATTAGATATCGCGCATTGGTACAATAATTGACCATGAGTTTTCATATAGTCGCTGTGAGCATTGAGTGAATCTAGCGCTTTTTGATCAATGACGGGACCTACATCAGTGCTGAGTTTTTCTGGATTACCCACATGTAATTCTGCTAATGCGCCTTTAAGCATTGTAATAACAGTATCAGCAATATCTTCTTGCAAAAATAATACCCTGAGCGCAGAACAACGCTGACCTGCAGACTGAAATCCTGAAGAAATAACATCATCAACCACTTGCTCAGGCAAAGCTGTGGAGTCAACTATCATACAGTTTTGACCGCCTGTTTCAGCAATAAAAGGGACTTTTGCGCCGTCTCTATCAGCCAAAGTTTGCGAAATAATAGTCGCTGTTTTAATCGAACCCGTAAAAATAACCGTTTGAATATGTGCATTAGGAATAATAATACTTCCCACTTCACTGCCCTTGGCAATAACCGCTTGTACAACGCCATGAGGTAATCCAGCAGACGTCATTAGTTCAATAGCGCGTAATGCAATTAAACTTGTTTGCTCGGCTGATTTTGCCAGCACCGTATTACCAGTAGAAATGGCAGCAGTCACTTGCCCTATAAATATCGCTAACGGGAAGTTCCAAGGGCTGATACATAACACCACACCACGAGCTTCTAAACGATCATCTTCTGCAAGTACTATCGCTTGTTGT from Shewanella polaris includes:
- a CDS encoding thiamine pyrophosphate-dependent enzyme, whose translation is MAAIKKRKVVDHIVETIYQYGVRHVFGIPGDAINDLMDAIRRHGEIEFIQVRHEESGAFAASAQAKLTGKLAVCVGTAGGGAIHLLNGLYDAKLDHAPILAITGQLPRSEIGNHSHQEINSSALFSDVAVFNQTLFASDRVPEIIQQACNSALIEKGVAHIALPADVATEQVEADITGHPIAGAETGPTKPLASALNSAISLIEQAEKIVVLAGVGAIPARQQLLTLLKKSNSPLIRTLKAKVLLPDEHEYSLGGLGLLGTRPSVDAMNNCDLLVMLGTDFPYKEYYPGKAKVIQVDKEIRHIGRRCPVDVSIVGDVSEVLDQLIVDLPQKENDNFLTECRRQKRSWSEEQSEAENSQDMPIKPQCLARTVGELANKDAIFLCDTGTVTAWVARHLPVTAQQLFTLSGNLATMAFSMAGAIGAQLKFPDRQVVVLIGDGGFSMLMQEFITAVNLTLPIKVIIFNNAKLGLIQLEQESSGYPNYKTALKNPDFSEFARLCGGEGWSVDRPELLVKALGEAFASKNACVIDVHIDPNELVMPPKLELAQAVNYSIAKAKEFLNSND
- a CDS encoding YgaP family membrane protein, yielding MKTNEGMLDRTLRVTAGLVLIGLAATDTIGIWGYIGVVPLLTGAVGLCPLYSLLGINSCSVSKR
- a CDS encoding patatin-like phospholipase family protein; its protein translation is MKVIASPPQINPCEESCVKMALIAEGGGQRGIFTAGVLDAWLENDFDPFDLFIGASAGSQNITSFLSRQKGYAKRLIGELTRRNNFYKLGRGLAGGNVVDLDWYFDKTIQGSFALDLTTANKSLGQREFLISATNSRDRQGYFLSPNGHTSHWRQLLKASSAFPFLYKQGVKLAPRQAVSSKNKAKASVDTDIYLDGGLAEPLPVRESYHRGAKKIVVIRTVNADVHTQAAWVRKLKSWIYVSGYCPKMIDYLVQHEQAYQKELAFITNPPEDVEIIQIFAEDNLQSKLLGSTDMDLQHDYRAGITAGNAFLETQKTFYAVNILHNLSIIK
- the nhaA gene encoding Na+/H+ antiporter NhaA, which translates into the protein MASESKNILQRGLEYMHEPFSGFIRAQTTSSLFLLLSTILALWWANSVYSSTYLDLVHTPIGIFLGDVELRSSLKHIINDGLMVIFFLLLGLEIKREVLAGDLAKPENRRMLIVCAIGGMIIPATIYTLFNWGLDSQIGWGIPMATDTAFALGVLTIVRKYIPASLLAFIVGLAIVDDVGAILVIALFYTQEISVIYLFSACSLITFLAVANYAGVRQPLFYIIIGIATWWMMLMSGVHATVAGVAIALTVPARPKLASAQSLDKAKTTISSLQQEIEEVDVLGSQEDHKQVLEVRDLAEHAGTPLRRWEDVLHLPVALFILPLFALTNAGVVFSFSSFIDSLQYPVGLGIISGLVVGKFIGISGACWLALHYKIGRLPKGVNIQHIIGASLIAGIGFTMSTFIATLGFDGQPEHLHNAKTSILVASVISAFFGALYLRFIGTNKRKK
- a CDS encoding DUF2171 domain-containing protein, with the protein product MIQTNQIKPDMPVVCSEDGQFATVDHMEGTDTLKLKKDKSGQHHYIPLSWVTSTEGDKVKVDRPGDQAMQEWSQTPPTGTGH